In one window of Mercurialis annua linkage group LG4, ddMerAnnu1.2, whole genome shotgun sequence DNA:
- the LOC126677663 gene encoding uncharacterized protein LOC126677663 — protein MEMFYFMVFGGLAAIVAALELSKTSRDRINTTSAFNSFKNNYLLVYSLMMAGDWLQGPYVYYLYSTYGYGKGEIGQLFIAGFGSSMLFGTIVGSLADKQGRKRACITYCITYILSCITKHSPEYKVLMVGRILGGIATSLLFSAFESWLVAEHFKRGFESQWLSFTFSKAIFLGNGLVAILAGLFGNLLVGNLGLGPVAPFDAASCFLAIGMAIILSSWTENYGDPSENKDLLTQFKGAANAIASDEKIALLGAIQSLFEGSMYTFVFLWTPALSPNGEDIPHGFIFATFMLASMLGSSVASRLMARSSIKVESYMQIVFLISSASLLLPVITNFLIVPSGVKGGSIAFSGCVQLFGFCAFEACVGIFWPSIMKMRSQYIPEEARSTIMNFFRIPLNMFVCVVLYNVDAFPIIVMFGMCSIFLFVASLLQRRLMVIAESQKSRSQDWTAMREMESEPLNA, from the exons ATGGAGATGTTTTACTTCATGGTATTTGGAGGCTTAGCGGCCATAGTGGCAGCGCTCGAGCTGAGCAAAACAAGCAGAGATCGCATCAACACAACCTCTGCTTTTAATTCATTCAAGAACAACTATCTTCTCGTTTACTCACTCATGATGG CTGGGGATTGGTTGCAGGGTCCATATGTTTACTACCTGTACAGTACATATGGGTATGGAAAGGGGGAGATTGGCCAGCTCTTTATTGCTGGTTTTGGATCTTCTATGTTGTTCGGGACAATTGTCGGCTCTCTTGCTGATAAACA GGGTCGGAAGAGAGCTTGTATTACTTACTGCATAACCTACATTTTGAGTTGCATCACCAAACATTCTCCTGAGTACAAAGTTTTAATGGTTGGACGCATTTTGGGAGGCATTGCCACTTCTCTACTCTTTTCAGCTTTTGAGTCTTGGCTTGTTGCAGAACACTTTAAG AGAGGTTTCGAGTCACAATGGCTTTCATTTACATTCTCAAAAGCAATATTCCTTGGTAATGGTTTGGTTGCCATTCTTGCTGGGTTGTTTGGCAATTTACTAGTGGGTAACTTGGGGCTTGGTCCTGTTGCTCCATTTGATGCCGCTTCATGTTTTCTTGCTATTGGCATGGCAATCATATTGTCATCTTGGACTGAAAATTATGGAGATCCTTCTGAAAACAAGGACTTACTTACGCAATTCAAGGGTGCTGCTAATGCCATTGCTTCTG ATGAGAAAATTGCATTGCTGGGGGCCATACAATCTCTATTTGAAGGCTCAATGTACACTTTTGTATTCCTCTGGACTCCTGCTCTGAGCCCAAATGGCGAGGATATTCCTCATGGTTTTATTTTTGCAACTTTCATGCTTGCTTCGATGTTGGGAAGCTCTGTTGCTTCTCGTTTGATGGCTCGCTCATCCATCAAAGTTGAGAGCTATATGCAGATTGTTTTCCTAATATCTTCAGCTTCACTTCTGCTTCCTGTTATAACAAAT TTCTTGATAGTACCTTCTGGAGTGAAAGGTGGAAGCATCGCATTCTCTGGGTGTGTCCAGCTTTTTGGCTTCTGCGCATTTGAGGCCTGTGTAGGAATATTCTGGCCGTCTATCATGAAGATGAGGTCCCAATATATTCCTGAAGAGGCTAGAAGCACCATCATGAACTTCTTCCGCATTCCTCTCAACATGTTTGTGTGTGTTGTCTTGTACAAT GTTGATGCATTCCCCATCATTGTAATGTTTGGCATGTGCTCTATTTTTCTCTTTGTGGCATCTCTATTACAGAGGCGGCTTATGGTCATTGCAGAAAGCCAAAAATCAA GATCGCAAGATTGGACAGCAATGAGAGAGATGGAATCAGAGCCTTTAAATGCCTGA
- the LOC126679123 gene encoding uncharacterized protein LOC126679123, with product MLALTTGFNCNFFKFSKTLTRHFLIPLMASPQTVSSPAYSTGSPYNAPVKRVGTHNGSFHCDEALGCFMIRLTDKFLNAEIVRSRDPKVLEGLDAVLDVGGVYDPSRDRYDHHQKGFEEVFGHGFTTKLSSAGLVYKHFGKEIIAKELKVDETHPDVHRLFLAVYKSFMEAIDAVDNGINRYDTDQPPKYVNNTHLSSRVGRLNLDWIDPDQSPEREDEAFQRAMALAGSEFLDSVTYHAKSWLPARSIVMECLAARFDIDSSGEIMVLANFCPWKLHLFELEEELKIEPSIKYVLYQDDRSKGWRVQAVAVAPDRFESRKPLPAQWRGLRDDELSCHSGIEGCVFIHMSGFIGGNKSYEGALAMARAALKL from the exons ATGTTGGCACTCACTACAGGGTTTAACTGCAACTTCTTCAAATTCTCCAAAACCCTCACTCGTCATTTCTTAATTCCTCTCATGGCTTCTCCTCAAACTGTTTCTTCTCCCGCCTATTCTACTGGTTCTCCCTACAACGCTCCTGTAAAGCGCGTTGGCACACACAACGGTAGCTTTCACTGCGATGAGGCTCTTGGCTGCTTCATGATTCGCCTTACCGACAAGTTTTTAAATGCTGAAATCGTCCGCTCCCGTGATCCTAAG gtGTTGGAGGGGCTGGATGCTGTGCTTGATGTTGGGGGTGTTTATGATCCTAGTCGGGATAGGTATGATCACCATCAGAAGGGGTTTGAGGAGGTGTTTGGACATGGATTTACTACCAAGCTTAGTAGTGCTGGTCTTGTTTATAAG cattttggGAAGGAGATCATAGCAAAGGAGCTTAAGGTTGATGAAACGCACCCGGATGTGCATAGGTTGTTCTTGGCTGTTTATAAGAGCTTCATGGAG GCGATTGATGCTGTTGATAATGGGATCAATCGGTATGACACAGACCAGCCTCcaaaatatgtaaataatacACATCTGTCTTCAAGGGTTGGTAGACTGAATTTGGATTGGATAGACCCTGATCAATCACCTGAGAGGGAGGATGAGGCCTTCCAACGAGCAATGGCTCTGGCCGGCAGTGAATTTTTAGAT aGTGTTACCTATCATGCAAAATCTTGGTTACCAGCTCGATCAATTGTAATGGAGTGCCTTGCAGCTAGATTTGATATTGATTCTAGTGGTGAAATTATGGTTTTGGCTAACTTTTGCCCT TGGAAACTTCACTTGTTTGAGCTTGAGGAGGAACTGAAGATTGAGCCTTCAATTAAATATGTGCTTTATCAG GACGACAGGAGCAAAGGTTGGCGAGTACAGGCAGTGGCAGTAGCTCCAGATAGATTTGAGAGCCGGAAGCCTCTTCCAGCTCAATGGCGAGGTCTAAGGGATGACGAACTCTCATGCCACTCTGGAATTGAGGGCTGTGTTTTCATCCATATGAGTGGATTCATTGGTGGAAATAAAAGCTATGAGGGTGCACTGGCCATGGCACGAGCTGCTCTGAAACTCTAG
- the LOC126676240 gene encoding uncharacterized protein LOC126676240 has translation MISTCLTSSTFSASSSGLLSLKPPQFSHLLPKLSFHTNFHVKRRILKNKGICRAEFSGDAPFAAAIGASVLSSLLLPKAVNPEDDGDSAIDSTDARLTAMGIISFIPYFNWLSWVFAWLDTGKRRYAVYALVYLAPYIRSNMSLFPEDSWLPVASIIFGIIHVQLEASIKNGDLDGFQYLKAAANFFTPRSKKKDSNSKDHQAPFEKYEPSKDNKELEGFQILKEAAKFLSPLMEKEDLNMENDHRHFEELENNLKNGDFEEFLKEAANLFSPTMIKKDMEGLSEEEKEEHGSQSSATEQLRNETQIEHSEHHEHRHSVWDDDEERKKQ, from the exons ATGATTAGTACCTGCCTTACTTCATCCACCTTCTCCGCCTCTTCTTCTGGTCTCCTCTCTCTGAAACCTCCTCAGTTCTCCCATCTACTTCCCAAACTTAGCTTCCATACTAATTTTCATGTCAAG AGGAggattttaaaaaacaaaggAATATGCAGAGCGGAGTTTTCTGGCGACGCTCCTTTTGCTGCCGCTATTGGTGCTTCTGTGCTGAGTTCTTTACTGCTGCCTAAAGCTGTTAATCCCGAAGACGATGGTGATTCTGCTATTGATTCTACTGATGCTCGATTGACTGCCATGGGGATCATAAGCTTTATTCCTTACTTTAATTGGCTG AGCTGGGTATTTGCATGGCTTGATACTGGAAAACGGCGTTATGCTGTCTATGCACTTGTATACTTGGCTCCATACATCAG GTCAAATATGTCTTTGTTCCCCGAAGATAGTTGGTTGCCTGTTGCTAGCATTATTTTCGGCATCATACATGTGCAG CTTGAAGCAAGTATAAAAAATGGAGATCTTGATGGATTTCAATATTTGAAGGCCGCTGCTAATTTTTTTACACCGAGGAGTAAAAAGAAAGATTCAAACTCAAAAGATCACCAAGCACCATTTGAGAAG TATGAACCAAGTAAAGATAATAAAGAACTTGAAGGATTTCAAATTTTGAAGGAAGCTGCAAAGTTCCTTTCACCACTGATGGAAAAAGAAGATTTGAACATGGAAAATGATCATAGACATTTTGAGGAG CTTGAAAATAACTTGAAAAATGGGGATTTTGAGGAATTTTTAAAGGAGGCTGCAAATTTGTTTTCAcctacaatgataaagaaagaTATGGAAGGACTCTCTGAGGAG GAAAAAGAGGAACATGGGAGCCAGTCATCTGCTACTGAGCAGCTAAGAAATGAAACTCAGATAGAGCACTCAGAACATCATGAGCACAGACATAGTGTTTGGGATGATGATGAGGAGAGGAAGAAACAATAG
- the LOC126676241 gene encoding uncharacterized protein LOC126676241, with protein sequence MATINHTSSLTYPNPRLKPFCIPSPASSRLFLRVATSLPKRFVVKNSKNDDSKESSNNLKDALSGMVDKQVEEILSRKENRMLLDGLDKASQRVERAKKELAEIQRQELEAQQMAVYINQLESRASEIAECQREILEARAKVEEAERSLLLSTDTEDSSGGETINKDEERLESIKAAAISAVVGTLTELPISLTQVDSIPQLILSSAVTFASCALFGVTFRYAVRRDLDDFHLKSGTVAAFGFVKGLAMVAGGPPLDMNAESLVSRALDGALYVSENFLIFAFAAVSLDFCFKMRFLSPFPVKRLQN encoded by the exons ATGGCTACCATAAACCACACCTCTTCTCTCACTTATCCAAATCCCAGATTGAAACCCTTTTGTATACCATCACCAGCTAGCTCAAGATTGTTCTTGAGAGTGGCCACTTCACTGCCAAAACGTTTTGTCgttaaaaatagtaaaaatgaTGATTCAAAAGAGAGTAGTAATAATTTAAAGGATGCGTTATCGGGTATGGTGGACAAGCAAGTGGAGGAGATTTTGAGCAGAAAAGAGAATAGAATGTTGCTTGATGGGTTAGATAAGGCGTCTCAGAGAGTAGAAAGAGCGAAAAAAGAGCTTGCTGAGATTCAACGACAAGAACTTGAAGCTCAACAAATGGCGGTTTATATTAACCAGCTTGAGAGCAGAGCCTCCGAG ATTGCAGAATGTCAGCGGGAAATCTTGGAGGCAAGAGCCAAGGTTGAAGAAGCCGAACGATCACTATTACTGAGCACGGATACTGAAGATAGTTCGGGAGGAGAGACGATCAACAAAGATGAAGAGAGATTGGAGTCCATAAAGGCTGCTGCTATATCTGCAGTTGTCGGCACCCTCACTGAACTCCCCATCTCTCTCACGCAGGTCGACTCCATTCCCCAGTTAATACTTTCTTCAGCAGTCACCTTTGCTAGCTGTGCACTATTTGGAGTGACCTTCCGATATGCTGTGAGAAGAGATTTGGATGATTTTCACCTAAAGTCCGGGACAGTTGCAGCTTTTGGATTCGTCAAAG GCCTTGCTATGGTTGCCGGAGGACCACCACTGGATATGAATGCTGAAAGTTTAGTATCCCGGGCCCTTGATGGTGCTCTCTATGTATCTGAAAATTTCTTGATCTTTGCCTTTGCTGCTGTTAGCTTGGATTTCTGCTTCAAAATGAGGTTTCTAAGCCCCTTCCCTGTGAAGAGGCTGCAAAACTGA